One Candidatus Sericytochromatia bacterium DNA segment encodes these proteins:
- a CDS encoding NUDIX domain-containing protein → MDIHEATAVYVFDPDFTQLLFVRHRKPPLAGRWLPPGGHVDAGETPEEGAVREVFEETGQQVELLDMTPDLPRHGSPRAWRMASPWLVQVEDLGDHRHLDFVYVAVATAPGALITEPDQPARWWGAEAAEDAAVLEDCRTHAAHLFAQRERFRSLWQAQRALRSAPVEEAGAPSGQPAGVRPGS, encoded by the coding sequence TTGGACATTCACGAAGCCACCGCGGTCTACGTCTTTGACCCCGACTTCACGCAGTTGCTGTTCGTGCGCCACCGCAAGCCCCCGCTGGCGGGCCGCTGGTTGCCGCCGGGCGGCCACGTCGATGCGGGGGAAACGCCGGAAGAGGGGGCCGTGCGGGAGGTCTTCGAGGAGACCGGCCAGCAGGTCGAATTGCTTGATATGACCCCCGACTTGCCTCGCCACGGGAGTCCGCGCGCCTGGCGCATGGCCAGCCCCTGGCTGGTGCAGGTCGAGGACCTGGGAGACCATCGCCATCTCGACTTCGTCTACGTGGCGGTGGCGACGGCGCCTGGGGCCCTCATCACGGAACCCGACCAGCCGGCCCGCTGGTGGGGAGCCGAAGCGGCCGAAGATGCGGCGGTGCTGGAGGACTGTCGCACGCACGCGGCGCACCTGTTCGCGCAGCGCGAGCGCTTCCGCTCGCTCTGGCAAGCGCAGCGTGCGTTGCGGAGCGCCCCGGTGGAGGAGGCGGGCGCCCCGAGCGGGCAGCCGGCGGGGGTCAGGCCGGGGTCGTGA